The region AGGCGGGCCTTCCCCTGCCCAGCACCCGCCGTGACCTCGCCACCGTTGACAAGCCGGTCGACGTACACCTCGCCGAGCAGGCGACCGCCACGGTGTTCGGACTCCTGCTGCCTCCCGCCGCCGCGACGTTGCTCGCCATCGCCGGGGTGGGTACCGGCGTGACCATGCCCGCCGCCGCGTCGCTACTGCTCGGCGCGGCCGGGTTCCTCGTCTCTGAACTGTCGGTACGATCGGAGGCTGCCAAGCACCGGGCCGCCTTCCGCGACGCGTCCGCACCGAGATCACCGGCACCGCCGCGACCGTGGTACCTGGCGTGCGGTGGACTGTCCGCGCCACCGTCGTACGACCCGTCGAGCGCTTCGTGCCCGAGGTTCGTGGGTTCGCGATTACTGAAGCACTGGCGGCAATCAACTGAAGGAGGTGAAACGTATGGCGAGCTTAGCTTGGTGCTTCAGTTCCCGGTCTGACGTCGTGCACCTCGGCCGGCAGGGCGATGCCCTGTGTGGCCGCGAGCTGGTGGAGTCGGGCGATCTGGTGCCGAAGCGTGACGAGTTCCTGGACCAGCGCCAGGATGTCGATCTGGCTCGACCATTCTCGGATGCGGTCGGCGCGTTGCGCGAGGAGGTCCTTCTCAGCACCGCGTATCTCGGCAGCTGCCTCGAAGTCCTGATTGTCGACGGCGATTTCCTTTTCCTTGCGCAGCCGGTCGATCAGTTCGCCGAGCTCGTGTATGTCGTTCGGAACAGCGATGGGCGGTTCCACGGGCTGTTCCCGAGGCGGCGGGCACTCGTGCGAGGTCAGGGTCAGGATTCCGTGTATTTCAGCGCGGATGCGGTCTGGTGTGGCGTGCCAGCGGGCGAGTACTTGACCGGCGCCGGAGCCGTCAGCGGCCAGACCGAGCAGGATGTGTTCTGTCCCAAGGTGTTCGGCGCCCATGGCGGTGCTTTCGGCATGCGCCACCTGGAGCATGTGCGTGAGGTGCGATGTGGCGGCGGGTGCGGGGTTGGTCGGTTCGCCTGGATGCCCGGGTTCCCGGTTCAGTTCCTCGCGGAGTTGATCGAGTGGAATGCCGATCAACCGCATCAGGTCCCAGCCAAAGCCTTCGCCTTCTTCCAGCAGCGCAAGCAGGTAGTTCTTGGGGATGACGTGCTCTTGGCCCCGGGAGCGGGCGTCCTGCTCCGCGAGTGTGGCCACTCTCCGGGCTCGGTCGGTCCATCGCTGGCGGTGGTCGGGGTGGCTGGCATCCGGCATGGAGGTCCTTGGCTAGCGGTGTGTCCGTCGTTCGCCAGTGTCACTCGGCTAGTCGAGTTCGGGGTGGCTGAGCGCGGCGGTGTAGATAGCCGCGCCGGCGGGGCTGAGGCCGAACAGTACGCAGATGCGTTTGACGTCGCCGTCGGTGGCGAGGACTTCGTCGAGGATGCGGTCGGCGCGGATGCCGCGGGCGGCTGTCCCGAGTTGCAAGCCGAGCCAGCGTCCGCCGACTGGTTTGAGGCCCAGCGCGGTACGCATGTGGATAAACAGGTGCGGGTTGGCGGTGTGTGGCCAGGTGGCGGCGCGGTGGTCGAGGTAGGCGGACAGCCGGGTCAGCACAGGTGGGGCGAGCGGGATGACGCGGCTGTCGAGGTGCAGTCGCTGGTCGCGGATGTCGGTGAGGTGGAGTCCGCGCAGTTGGCCTGGGGTCAGGGCATGGAACGCCAGCAGTGCGGCGAGAGCCGCGCGGGCGGGTTCGGCGGAGTTGAGGGCCTCGCGGATGACGTCGAATTCGGCGGGTTCGGGAACGCGGGTGTGCGGTGCGCCGAGCTTGATGCGCGCGGTGGGGTCGCGGAAGACGACCTTGTGCCCTTTAGGGTCGAGAAGATCGAGCGGAGACAGGAGCCGAGCAGGTAGCGGGGGTGGCCTTCGTCGGCGGCGCGGATGGCGTCCAGGACGAGGGTGCGGGTGATCTCGCGCAGCGATTCGTGCCCGGCTGCGGCCCAGGCGTGCAGGGTGGGCAGGACGGTGTTGAGCCGCGCTCGGATGGTGCTCTGGGTACGGGCGCGGCTTCG is a window of Micromonospora polyrhachis DNA encoding:
- a CDS encoding Clp protease N-terminal domain-containing protein, which gives rise to MATLAEQDARSRGQEHVIPKNYLLALLEEGEGFGWDLMRLIGIPLDQLREELNREPGHPGEPTNPAPAATSHLTHMLQVAHAESTAMGAEHLGTEHILLGLAADGSGAGQVLARWHATPDRIRAEIHGILTLTSHECPPPREQPVEPPIAVPNDIHELGELIDRLRKEKEIAVDNQDFEAAAEIRGAEKDLLAQRADRIREWSSQIDILALVQELVTLRHQIARLHQLAATQGIALPAEVHDVRPGTEAPS